The following are from one region of the Rhizobacter sp. AJA081-3 genome:
- a CDS encoding acyl-CoA desaturase, with protein MANAVPPPLQRAESLRAFKIRAVIVHLACLGVFFVPLTSTVLWTAVALYFIRVFSWEAGSHRYFSHRSFKTSRTFQFILALLAALSGQRGVIWWATHHRAHHKYSDVSPLDQHSPRFHSLWHAHFGWLLSQRALDTDLTQARDLARFPELVWLNKYHYFFPLGLLIATFCVGQYTAFFGAKGLGASAVVWTFFVSMVLSQQAAFLLNTGLHGVEPGWFRYRRFETKDTTTNAWLLAIPILGGAFHNNHHRYMSSARSGFYWYELDLTYLMLKILSWLRIVWDLVPVPLEVLEEGGKSNGHYPRGR; from the coding sequence ATGGCGAATGCAGTTCCGCCCCCTCTTCAGCGCGCTGAGAGCCTGCGAGCATTCAAGATTCGCGCAGTCATCGTCCACCTGGCCTGCCTGGGTGTGTTTTTCGTTCCGCTCACTTCGACGGTACTCTGGACGGCCGTGGCTTTGTACTTCATACGGGTGTTCAGCTGGGAGGCCGGCTCACACCGCTACTTCTCGCACCGAAGCTTCAAGACGTCGCGAACGTTTCAGTTCATCCTTGCACTGCTGGCAGCGCTCAGCGGTCAGCGTGGCGTTATCTGGTGGGCGACTCACCACCGCGCCCATCACAAGTATTCCGACGTTAGTCCTCTGGACCAGCACTCGCCTCGCTTCCACTCGCTGTGGCACGCACACTTCGGTTGGCTGCTGAGCCAGCGCGCTCTGGACACGGACCTCACGCAAGCTCGAGACCTGGCCAGATTCCCCGAGCTGGTCTGGCTGAACAAGTACCACTACTTCTTTCCACTCGGCCTGCTCATCGCCACGTTCTGCGTGGGTCAATACACCGCGTTCTTCGGGGCAAAGGGACTGGGCGCAAGCGCCGTGGTGTGGACCTTCTTCGTCAGCATGGTTCTTTCGCAGCAGGCAGCCTTCCTGCTCAACACGGGGCTTCACGGCGTAGAGCCTGGCTGGTTCCGGTACCGCCGCTTTGAGACCAAGGACACCACCACCAACGCGTGGCTGCTGGCAATCCCGATTCTCGGCGGCGCCTTCCACAACAACCATCATCGATACATGAGCTCGGCCCGCAGCGGCTTCTATTGGTACGAACTGGACTTGACCTACCTGATGCTGAAGATCCTGTCCTGGCTGCGCATCGTCTGGGACCTGGTGCCCGTTCCTCTGGAAGTGCTGGAAGAGGGTGGCAAGTCCAACGGGCACTACCCTCGCGGGCGATGA
- a CDS encoding zinc ribbon domain-containing protein: protein MPLYDYRCSACGQQFELLVRNSTVPACPHCATTALERLVSLTAPQGTSQAIIAAGRRAAAKQGHFSNYSKSERAKVSK, encoded by the coding sequence ATGCCCCTGTACGACTACCGATGCAGCGCCTGCGGCCAGCAGTTCGAACTGCTGGTGCGCAACAGCACCGTGCCCGCCTGCCCGCACTGCGCCACGACGGCGCTCGAGCGACTGGTGTCGCTGACCGCGCCGCAAGGCACCAGCCAAGCCATCATTGCTGCGGGGCGGCGCGCTGCGGCCAAGCAGGGACACTTCAGCAACTACAGCAAGAGCGAGCGGGCGAAGGTGTCGAAGTAG
- a CDS encoding DUF349 domain-containing protein encodes MLGWIFRKKGIETGSAPATVTTSQVANGSATDVDWTAALALARGDNDALLALARSAATPLQFKQAAVEALTGEPALRLAEREFRGHDRRVHQLAKQRLQATVAQRETREHAGRLLESARGLAAMTEVPVNRLVELDRAWLALDAEAVEPALRDDFTALTAQLAAQLRERADIELQRRRWQADATAAQRQLQAACTEAAAGTQGRERLAVATDAARGVEGALQPDGEADPATDRALAELQHAIRSAIALDVHLAVLDRLLAGSAEAMPSTAEESRVVTGPGDDSNAESADGAREDANGDRAITSSAMGDAQRQWQALPPLTDLHLAALLQSRHARWQQACEQVREARRSQRREEDRERQRARKGQQTLALADCVAQAETALDAGQLADAHRHLMGIDEQLQGADAPVAVQTRIAMAQARLAQLRGWQHWAGGRARDELVQQAEALAAATVGDDGRVDGNAEADGAVVAEVARLSIRQRAEVIQTLRQRWKEIDSLSGPGTGGRALWQRFDAALQSAGEPVAAHVAAQRAAREANLSARQQLLEILEAVGETTASEPAASPDEVNLPDDAAQPQTQTEPPAPGFDHPRRLATALDRFHAEWRKLGPLEHTVPRQARAALAERMEAAVRRVEAPLEAARAAAGAQRQALVGRARALAGSAPGRGRDLVGEVRALQAEWQRHAKALPLARAHEQALWSEFKTAIDAAFAAREAAYSAREAEFEAHAAERTALIERLRPRPGDSPATQRRTLTEVDAAWQRCGPAPRDRADALEAQFRAAREGLRQCSTEGDQRAWQATCDALDAKLALCKAREQMIAEGDALDVAATAASWSTLPALPAPLEDAIRRRAGLAQADGTDAAPDVDDLLLQIETAWDLPTPPAFESARRERKLLALKDSLEGRRSVAPMALAPVAAMALLLSRDDLDAGQHDRLADVLAEWRRRGPQRPALSAHADGHDPRRRVG; translated from the coding sequence ATGCTTGGCTGGATTTTCAGGAAGAAGGGCATCGAGACCGGGTCGGCACCCGCCACGGTCACAACGAGTCAGGTCGCGAACGGATCGGCGACCGACGTGGATTGGACGGCCGCGCTTGCGCTGGCGCGCGGAGACAACGATGCGCTGCTGGCCCTGGCACGAAGCGCGGCGACACCCCTCCAGTTCAAGCAAGCCGCCGTCGAGGCCCTCACCGGGGAACCGGCGCTGAGACTGGCCGAGCGGGAATTTCGCGGTCACGACCGCCGCGTCCACCAACTCGCCAAACAGCGTCTGCAGGCGACGGTGGCGCAGCGCGAGACCCGCGAGCACGCCGGGCGGCTGCTCGAAAGCGCCCGAGGTCTGGCAGCAATGACAGAGGTGCCGGTGAATCGCCTCGTTGAACTCGACCGCGCCTGGCTAGCGCTTGATGCCGAGGCGGTCGAACCGGCCCTGCGCGACGACTTCACAGCGCTGACGGCGCAGCTGGCGGCGCAACTGCGCGAGCGCGCCGACATCGAGCTGCAGCGCCGGCGCTGGCAAGCCGACGCCACGGCCGCCCAGCGGCAGTTGCAGGCGGCATGCACCGAGGCCGCGGCGGGCACGCAAGGTCGAGAGCGCCTTGCAGTCGCGACGGACGCAGCCCGCGGCGTGGAAGGTGCGCTGCAGCCGGACGGCGAGGCGGACCCGGCCACAGACCGCGCGCTGGCCGAGTTGCAGCACGCCATCCGCAGCGCAATCGCGCTCGACGTCCACTTGGCCGTACTCGATCGGCTGCTGGCCGGCTCGGCGGAGGCCATGCCCAGCACTGCCGAGGAATCGCGTGTGGTGACCGGGCCGGGTGACGATTCGAACGCCGAATCCGCAGACGGTGCTCGCGAAGACGCCAACGGGGACCGCGCCATCACGTCCTCGGCGATGGGTGACGCGCAGCGGCAGTGGCAGGCGCTCCCGCCACTGACCGATCTGCATCTGGCGGCGCTGCTGCAGAGCCGGCATGCTCGCTGGCAACAGGCCTGCGAGCAGGTGCGGGAGGCCAGGCGGTCGCAACGGCGCGAGGAGGACCGCGAGCGTCAGCGTGCGCGCAAGGGTCAACAGACTCTGGCCCTGGCCGACTGCGTGGCGCAGGCGGAGACGGCGCTCGACGCCGGGCAGCTGGCCGACGCCCACCGCCATCTGATGGGCATCGACGAGCAGCTTCAAGGTGCCGATGCACCCGTTGCAGTTCAGACCCGAATCGCAATGGCTCAGGCGCGGCTGGCGCAGTTGCGCGGCTGGCAGCACTGGGCCGGCGGGCGCGCGCGCGACGAGCTTGTGCAGCAGGCCGAGGCCCTGGCGGCCGCGACGGTCGGCGATGACGGCCGAGTCGATGGGAACGCGGAGGCTGACGGAGCGGTTGTCGCAGAAGTCGCTCGGCTCTCGATCCGCCAGCGCGCCGAAGTCATCCAGACTCTGCGCCAGCGCTGGAAGGAGATCGACAGCCTGAGTGGCCCTGGAACGGGAGGTCGCGCGCTGTGGCAGCGCTTCGACGCAGCCTTGCAGTCGGCCGGCGAGCCGGTGGCCGCGCATGTCGCGGCGCAGCGCGCGGCGCGCGAGGCCAATCTCTCGGCTCGCCAGCAGCTGCTCGAGATCCTCGAAGCGGTGGGCGAAACCACCGCCTCCGAGCCAGCGGCTTCGCCAGACGAGGTGAACCTGCCGGACGACGCCGCACAGCCGCAAACTCAGACCGAGCCGCCCGCCCCAGGATTCGACCATCCGCGTCGACTGGCAACGGCACTCGACCGGTTCCATGCCGAATGGCGCAAGCTGGGTCCGCTCGAGCACACGGTGCCGCGCCAGGCGCGCGCGGCGCTGGCGGAGCGCATGGAGGCGGCGGTGCGCCGCGTGGAGGCGCCGCTGGAGGCCGCACGCGCCGCCGCCGGCGCGCAGCGCCAGGCACTCGTGGGGCGCGCCCGCGCTCTCGCCGGCAGCGCGCCCGGGCGCGGCCGCGACCTGGTGGGCGAGGTGCGCGCACTGCAGGCCGAATGGCAGCGGCATGCGAAGGCACTGCCGCTGGCACGCGCCCACGAGCAGGCCCTGTGGTCCGAGTTCAAGACTGCGATCGACGCCGCCTTCGCTGCGCGCGAGGCGGCCTACTCCGCACGCGAAGCCGAGTTCGAGGCCCATGCCGCAGAGCGCACGGCTCTGATCGAGCGCCTGCGACCTCGCCCTGGGGACAGCCCGGCGACTCAACGCCGTACGTTGACCGAGGTCGACGCCGCCTGGCAGCGCTGCGGGCCGGCGCCGCGTGACCGTGCCGATGCGCTCGAGGCTCAATTCCGCGCCGCCCGCGAGGGTCTGCGGCAGTGCTCGACCGAGGGTGATCAACGTGCATGGCAGGCCACCTGTGATGCGCTCGATGCCAAGCTGGCGCTGTGCAAGGCGCGCGAGCAAATGATTGCCGAGGGTGATGCGCTCGATGTTGCGGCCACCGCTGCGTCATGGTCGACCCTGCCCGCGTTGCCGGCACCGTTGGAAGATGCGATACGCCGCCGCGCCGGACTTGCGCAGGCGGACGGCACCGATGCGGCACCTGACGTCGACGACCTGTTGCTGCAGATCGAGACCGCCTGGGACCTGCCGACGCCGCCGGCGTTCGAGTCCGCGCGCCGCGAACGCAAGCTGCTGGCATTGAAGGATTCCCTCGAGGGCCGCCGTTCGGTTGCTCCCATGGCCCTTGCGCCTGTCGCCGCCATGGCACTGCTGCTGAGCCGCGATGACTTGGACGCCGGCCAGCACGATCGGCTGGCCGACGTGCTGGCGGAGTGGCGCCGACGGGGCCCGCAGCGGCCTGCCCTGTCAGCTCACGCCGATGGGCACGATCCTCGAAGGCGAGTGGGATGA
- a CDS encoding class I SAM-dependent methyltransferase, with protein MSTLPTNIVRHGEPSRSALRVASLRAVHQLLDEPVVLPDPIALPLLGAKTEAALRDDPFALNDPVSRGLRAALVARSRFVEDEMARGVAAGVRQYVLLGAGLDTFAYRNPHSSLGLKVFEVDHPGTQGWKRQLLAEAGIGVPPSLSLVPVDFERDELAGTLRQAGFRADQPACVSWMGVTMYLTAAAVLRTAGTVAGFAEGTSLCFDYRVPAAMLNPLERAVSEFVEQQARAIGEPWVSAFDPTQLQLQLIELGFKGAESPTPEALNTRYFARRKDGMRTGGGVRLMCATK; from the coding sequence ATGTCCACACTGCCGACCAACATCGTTCGTCACGGCGAGCCGAGCCGCTCTGCGCTGAGAGTCGCCTCGCTGCGCGCTGTACACCAGCTGCTCGACGAGCCCGTGGTGCTGCCCGATCCGATCGCGTTGCCGCTGCTGGGTGCGAAGACCGAGGCCGCGTTGCGAGACGATCCGTTCGCACTGAACGATCCGGTGTCGCGCGGGCTTCGCGCGGCGCTGGTGGCGCGCAGCCGCTTTGTCGAGGACGAGATGGCGCGTGGGGTCGCTGCAGGCGTGCGCCAGTACGTGCTGCTGGGCGCCGGCCTCGACACCTTTGCCTATCGCAATCCACACAGCAGCCTGGGTCTGAAGGTGTTCGAGGTGGATCACCCGGGCACGCAGGGTTGGAAACGGCAACTACTGGCCGAGGCCGGGATCGGCGTGCCCCCGTCGCTGAGCTTGGTGCCGGTGGACTTCGAGCGCGACGAGCTGGCGGGCACGCTGCGGCAGGCAGGATTCCGGGCAGACCAGCCGGCGTGCGTGAGCTGGATGGGCGTGACGATGTACCTGACGGCCGCCGCGGTGCTGAGGACGGCCGGCACGGTGGCCGGCTTTGCCGAAGGCACCAGCCTGTGCTTCGACTATCGCGTCCCGGCGGCGATGCTCAACCCGCTCGAGCGAGCGGTCAGCGAATTCGTCGAGCAGCAAGCCAGGGCGATCGGCGAGCCCTGGGTGTCGGCGTTCGACCCGACGCAGCTGCAGCTGCAGCTGATCGAGCTGGGCTTCAAGGGCGCCGAGAGCCCCACTCCGGAAGCGCTGAACACACGCTACTTTGCGCGGCGCAAGGATGGGATGCGCACGGGCGGTGGCGTTCGACTCATGTGCGCGACAAAGTGA
- a CDS encoding MerR family transcriptional regulator, producing MGDRSRPERAIGGRPLTDCLAARSVASTCPAAKLDLTRLTAASGWQRGYSCMLLKVGELAKRTGVTVRALHHYDSIGLLRPSGRSDSGYRLYNRDDAARLHCIQALRRMGLPLADVAQFLDGSAASLPAILARQIGALERDMAQSQALHDRLSVMQMVIVGGGQPDIDDWLASLSIMSTFEQYFSAGELKLVFERWKQCEAEWPQLVQAVREAMSRGVATDALELQRLARQWMDVSARWMNGDTELLKRWGRMVREQPGVRLPSGMDRALLDYIDAAVQLRLATLAKYISADEFQRLDKTLGPQWRGLSERAERLMADGLPPQAPAARQLAAEWRGLLDRMARHDAALREKLVAAFENEPLLQAGADDTPEVRHYLRQAAT from the coding sequence TTGGGCGACCGCTCTCGGCCAGAACGAGCCATCGGTGGCCGGCCACTTACCGACTGCCTCGCAGCACGCTCAGTCGCGTCAACTTGCCCCGCGGCCAAGTTGGATCTGACGAGGCTGACGGCTGCCAGTGGGTGGCAACGTGGATACTCGTGCATGCTTCTCAAAGTCGGCGAACTGGCCAAGCGCACCGGTGTCACCGTTCGTGCTCTGCACCACTACGACAGCATCGGGCTGCTGCGCCCGTCGGGGCGCTCCGACAGTGGCTATCGGCTGTACAACCGCGACGATGCCGCGCGATTGCACTGCATCCAAGCCCTGCGCCGCATGGGCCTTCCGCTGGCCGACGTGGCGCAGTTTCTGGATGGCAGCGCCGCTTCGCTGCCGGCCATCCTCGCGCGGCAGATCGGTGCGCTGGAGCGCGACATGGCCCAGAGCCAGGCGTTGCATGACCGGCTCAGCGTGATGCAGATGGTCATCGTCGGCGGCGGCCAGCCCGACATCGACGACTGGCTAGCCAGCTTGTCAATCATGAGCACCTTCGAGCAGTACTTCAGCGCCGGCGAGCTCAAGCTCGTCTTCGAGCGTTGGAAGCAGTGCGAGGCAGAGTGGCCGCAGCTGGTGCAGGCTGTGCGGGAGGCGATGTCGCGCGGCGTAGCCACCGACGCGCTCGAGCTGCAGCGCCTGGCCCGGCAGTGGATGGATGTGTCGGCACGCTGGATGAACGGCGACACCGAGCTGCTGAAGCGCTGGGGCCGCATGGTGCGGGAGCAGCCCGGGGTGCGCCTGCCAAGCGGAATGGACCGCGCGCTGCTGGACTACATCGACGCGGCGGTCCAGTTGCGGCTGGCAACACTGGCCAAGTACATCAGCGCAGATGAGTTCCAGCGACTGGACAAGACACTGGGGCCTCAGTGGCGCGGGTTGAGCGAGCGGGCCGAGCGCTTGATGGCCGATGGCTTGCCGCCGCAGGCGCCGGCCGCGCGCCAGCTGGCGGCCGAATGGCGGGGCCTGCTGGACCGCATGGCGCGGCACGATGCCGCGCTGCGCGAGAAGCTGGTTGCCGCCTTCGAGAACGAGCCGCTGCTTCAGGCCGGGGCGGACGACACGCCGGAGGTGCGGCACTACTTGCGACAAGCGGCCACTTGA
- a CDS encoding thiamine-binding protein yields the protein MGTILEGEWDESFAVVKACFDQLRASGCSRIGVPLKVDWRDGPSGRLQAKTAKVEQVLGKKLKT from the coding sequence ATGGGCACGATCCTCGAAGGCGAGTGGGATGAATCATTCGCCGTCGTCAAAGCCTGCTTCGACCAGCTTCGCGCATCAGGATGCAGTCGCATTGGCGTGCCTCTCAAAGTGGACTGGCGGGACGGCCCATCGGGCAGGCTCCAGGCCAAGACAGCGAAGGTCGAGCAGGTGCTCGGCAAAAAGCTGAAGACCTGA